One stretch of Deltaproteobacteria bacterium DNA includes these proteins:
- the rimM gene encoding 16S rRNA processing protein RimM, which yields MSEGKGLVVAGRIVGVHGVRGELKLAPYGDPEAFDFREVSVSAGRRLRTLGVERARVHKGRILLKLRGLDDRNAAEGLVGAEVLVERAALPRLAEDEYYQCELLGLRVWTEQGRLLGVVKNIIATGGNDVYEVEGPGGEILIPAIKEVVRTVDVEGGRITVRLMEGLGGD from the coding sequence TTGAGTGAAGGGAAGGGGCTCGTCGTCGCAGGGCGCATAGTCGGCGTGCACGGCGTGAGGGGCGAGTTGAAGCTCGCGCCCTACGGGGACCCCGAGGCGTTCGACTTCAGGGAGGTCTCCGTATCGGCCGGAAGGCGTCTGCGCACCCTCGGGGTAGAGAGGGCGAGGGTGCACAAAGGGCGCATACTGCTCAAGCTCCGCGGCCTCGACGACCGCAACGCGGCCGAAGGGCTCGTGGGGGCCGAGGTCCTCGTGGAGAGGGCGGCCCTGCCGCGGCTCGCCGAAGACGAGTACTACCAGTGCGAACTCCTGGGACTCCGTGTCTGGACCGAGCAGGGAAGGCTGCTCGGCGTGGTGAAAAACATCATCGCTACGGGCGGCAACGACGTCTACGAGGTCGAGGGTCCCGGGGGAGAGATCCTTATACCAGCAATAAAAGAGGTCGTCAGGACCGTCGATGTCGAGGGCGGCAGGATCACCGTGAGGCTCATGGAGGGGCTCGGCGGCGACTGA